The Gammaproteobacteria bacterium genome includes the window GGTCTCACGTTGAACGTCGGCTAAGGCAGCGCGTAAAGTGTCAAGGCAATGCGTTGATGGAGGCCGGATCGGCAGTCCTACTCTTAACCGTTGGGTTATTTCCAATGCTGCTGCGATGGTGCGTGATTCCTCTAGCTCTAGGGTAAATCCATGGTGTTGCTCGAGCAGACGAATACGGAGCGCGCCATTCACCGTAATTTTTCCGGTGTTGCAAAAATTATTACCAGCGGGGGGTGCGCGGATGATTTAAGGCATTAACGACCATCATCACGAATAAGATTACTCCGATTGCTGCGATAAAACCGCCAAATGCCATTATGCCCATTGCGACCTTAGAGCCAAGGGTATTGGCTTCAGATACAATGTTGAAGGCATGATATTGGATTCCCACAACGCCGGAAATGGCAAGCACACCAATTTGTAATAATTGTCCAATCGCATAAATCCACGGCTGCATTACCGCGAGACGCGAAGATGGAGGGTTAAATTCCAAAATAGGGAGTAAATGATAGGTTAATCCCATTAACGCTAGCGTCGTTCCTCCAATGAAAGCATGTTGATGGGTGGGAACAAGAGAATGGATAGCGGAAATCATCCAGCCTAGCACGCCGCCGATGCTAAATAAGAGAAGTGAGGAACTAAGCGCCGAGAATAATGGTCGCGCCTCGCCGGATATTTCACCACGCCGTTGGAGTAATCCATAAAATATTACTATACCAATTGGAATGGCCGCGAGACCTCCACCATGTCGCATGAGCATCACAAAGGCATGATGAATTTCTTGAGAGTCAACCGCATAGCGTACATAATGTACTGGAACCAATAACACTGGCAATACGCCAAGGACAATCAACCCTTGAAGTACTCGAATAGATATACGTAATGTCAATCCCAATCCAGCGGCAAGACCAAGCCAGGCCATCACCATAAGCTGGGTATAAACGAATTGAAGAATATGCCCACAGCCCCAAAATAAAACTTCGAAATAATCTTGACCGTCCTTGCCGACAAGATAAATCCAGGTCCAAGCCAGCGCCAGAAAAGCTGTCAGCGTAGCGAAAGCAGTGGTGAGAGCGGCTAGGCGATCTGGACGTGTCCAGGTGGAGCGCGTAGCTGCCTGACGCAGTGTCAGCAAAACTTGAAATAATATCCCAAATCCAAATAGAAAAATTCCGCCAAAAAATAACGGATGGCGTAATAGTGAAACGTAGTTGTTAAAAAGCGGTTCGCTGAACCCGTTAAATGGTGTAATACTAATTGCGACGCAACCAAGAATGGTGAATACCAACGCCAATCGGTGTGTAAAAGTAATCTCAGATTCTCCCAAACTCCATAATACACCGCAAAAGGAAAGAAACCCGATTAATACCGACTGATCGAAATAGACAATCAATGCACTACGGGAAAAACTATCGATAGTAAAAAAATTCGTGAATTTCGGAATGTGCGCAATAATTGCAAGGATGACGAACAACCCAGAAATTATCAGAGCGGTGAGGCATACTATCAACCAGGCAAGTGCTAATTTCCGCGCAGACGGAGGAATAGTGCTCATCCTTAGCTCGGTTGGATAGATTATAGATTGAGGATTCTTGAATGCTATCATTGATTTTATTCTCGAGGAACGCGGCGATGCCAATCAGTTTCTTGCTGATAGCGATGAGCAATGTTGAGCAATTGTCCTTCCCGCCAATAATCGCCAATGAGTTGCATCCCGACTGGGCGTCCGTTTACAAAACCAACTGGGATGGATATACCCGGTAGGCCAGCCAGATTAACCGCAATGGTATAAATGTCGGATAGATACATGGTGACTGGGTCCGAAGTTTTTTCACCAATATTGAAAGCCACCGTTGGCGAAACTGGACCGAGAATTACGTCTACTGCCGTAAATGCCTGATGAAAATCATCACTAATAAGCCGCCGTAATTTTTGAGCCTTAAGATAATACGCATCGTAATAACCCGCTGATAGCGTATAGGTGCCAATCATGATACGACGCTTAACCTCGGCACCGAAACCTTCGCTTCGGGAACGGGTATATAGATCTAATAAGTTACGTGGTTCAGCGCAACGGTGGCCATAACGCACGCCATCGTAACGAGCCAAATTGGAAGAAGCCTCGGCGGGGGCAAGCACGTAATAGGTGGGCACCGCTAGATGGGCATTGGGCAAACTGATGTCTTTGACTACCGCGCCGAGGCGTTCCAGTGCTTGGACTGCTTCCTGGATTACCATGTCTACTCTATGATCCAATCCTTCTCCAAAGTATTCACGTGGTAAACCAAGACGTACTCCCGTTAAAGGGGAGTCGAGATTTTCCATATAATTTGGGACGGGCTGATCCAGACTGGTGGAATCCAGGGGGTCGAATCCAGCCATGGCACCTAGCAGAATAGCGCAGTCCATGGCGCTTTGTGCGAGCGGGCCACCTTGATCTAAGGAGGAGGCAAAAGCAATCATCCCGTAACGCGATACTAGCCCGTAGCTTGGCTTGATGCCGGTAATGCCGCATAAAGCCGCTGGTTGACGGATGGAACCTCCAGTGTCGGTACCAGTGGCAGCAGTCACCAGACGTGCTGCCACTGCCGCTGCCGACCCTCCTGATGATCCGCCAGGTACTGCATCAAGATCCCAAGGATTGTGTACCGGTCCATAAAAACTCGTTTCTGTGGAAGAACCCATGGCGAACTCGTCCATGTTGGTCTTACCCGTCATTACCGCTCCTG containing:
- a CDS encoding conserved membrane hypothetical protein (Evidence 4 : Unknown function but conserved in other organisms), whose product is MSTIPPSARKLALAWLIVCLTALIISGLFVILAIIAHIPKFTNFFTIDSFSRSALIVYFDQSVLIGFLSFCGVLWSLGESEITFTHRLALVFTILGCVAISITPFNGFSEPLFNNYVSLLRHPLFFGGIFLFGFGILFQVLLTLRQAATRSTWTRPDRLAALTTAFATLTAFLALAWTWIYLVGKDGQDYFEVLFWGCGHILQFVYTQLMVMAWLGLAAGLGLTLRISIRVLQGLIVLGVLPVLLVPVHYVRYAVDSQEIHHAFVMLMRHGGGLAAIPIGIVIFYGLLQRRGEISGEARPLFSALSSSLLLFSIGGVLGWMISAIHSLVPTHQHAFIGGTTLALMGLTYHLLPILEFNPPSSRLAVMQPWIYAIGQLLQIGVLAISGVVGIQYHAFNIVSEANTLGSKVAMGIMAFGGFIAAIGVILFVMMVVNALNHPRTPRW
- a CDS encoding hypothetical protein (Evidence 5 : Unknown function) yields the protein MAIIGGKDNCSTLLIAISKKLIGIAAFLENKINDSIQESSIYNLSNRAKDEHYSSVCAEISTCLVDSMPHRSDNFWVVRHPCNYCAHSEIHEFFYYR
- the gatA gene encoding Glutamyl-tRNA(Gln) amidotransferase subunit A, with amino-acid sequence MHDSTLLSASLSELSAGLDAGEFSSRELTQATLERIAALNEKLNAFITVTTDLALAQADAADARRAAGETAPLLGIPIAHKDIFCTQGVKTSCGSRMLDSFIAPYDATVVTRLQQAGAVMTGKTNMDEFAMGSSTETSFYGPVHNPWDLDAVPGGSSGGSAAAVAARLVTAATGTDTGGSIRQPAALCGITGIKPSYGLVSRYGMIAFASSLDQGGPLAQSAMDCAILLGAMAGFDPLDSTSLDQPVPNYMENLDSPLTGVRLGLPREYFGEGLDHRVDMVIQEAVQALERLGAVVKDISLPNAHLAVPTYYVLAPAEASSNLARYDGVRYGHRCAEPRNLLDLYTRSRSEGFGAEVKRRIMIGTYTLSAGYYDAYYLKAQKLRRLISDDFHQAFTAVDVILGPVSPTVAFNIGEKTSDPVTMYLSDIYTIAVNLAGLPGISIPVGFVNGRPVGMQLIGDYWREGQLLNIAHRYQQETDWHRRVPRE